Below is a genomic region from Verrucomicrobiales bacterium.
GCTCCTCGCGCGCCAAAAAGGTGATTTGGAGCAAAGACTGGCGACCGCCAAGACCGCAGCTAGCGGCGCTCCGGGGGCAGCGACTCCCTTGCAGCTCACCCCGGGCGCTGGAGGCGAAGCGGCCTCCGTTGAAGTGCATCGCCAGCTCAAGCAGGCCGCCTGGGAGGTGTTGAATCTGCAGGCTCAAAACCAGGAGCTTTTGCGCAAGCAGACTGCTTTGGAGCAGCAGCTTTCTCGCGCCGGCGGCACGCGGGCGGGCTTTGACGCGGTGGATGAGGATCGGCTGCGTCGTCTGGAAAAGATGAACCAGGAGTTGAGCGAGACCAAGAAGGTCTCCATGCGGCTCGAGCGGGAGAATCAGGAGATGGCTCGGCAGTTGGCCGAATCCAAGCAGGCGCAGGCCCAACCCTCAGGCGGACGTTCGGCTAGGGAGGATGCGCTCCGTCAGCAAGTTCAGGAAGCTCAGGCCAAACTCCGTCAGGCGGAAGAAGCCAGCCGAGAGCTCGCACGCAAATCCGACCAGTTGGAGAAGCAGTTGGCCATGGCCAAGACGAGCGTGGCACCTGCAGCTGCGACTCCGACTGCGCCGCCAGCCGCGACACCCGCTCCGGTGCGCACGGATCGCGTGGAGCGTGAGTTGGCCGAGGCCCGTGAGCAGGCTCGCAAGCTTGAGCAGGAGAACCGAAACCTCGAAAAGAAGCTCGCCCTCGCTGAACAGGTTCCTCCGACCTCTCGAAGGTCTTCCGCCTCCAAGAACGCCAACGCCTCCCGAAGTCTGGAACGCGAGTTGGCGTTGCTGAAAAGTCGTTTGGATGTGTTGGAATCCAAGGCGGTGCCCTACACCGAGCAGGAATTGGCGTTGTTCGGTCGGCTGGAAGCCAATATCGCTTCGCCCTCCGACTTGGCGTCGAATCGGGCCGCCAGTCCAGCCTCCGGTGCCGCGTCGGGGTCGGGATCGGTGCCGACTGGCTTGATGAACGAGGCGCGAGCGGATTACGAGGCGGGCCGATACGCCCAAGCCGAGCAGAAATTTCAGCGTCTGGCGCAGCAGGATCAGGGGAACGTCAGCGTTCTCACGCACTTGGCGGCTGCGCAGTTCGCCTTGCAGCGGTTGGACCTGGCCGAGAAGACCATCCAACAGGCCTTGGCGGTAGGTGCTGAGGATCCGGCGGCTCTCTACATCCTCGGTTTGATCCGCCTGCGTCAGGACAAAACCGACGAGGCTCTCGATGCTCTAAGCCGTTCGGCCAACGCGAATCCTCAAAACGCGATGACTCAGAACTCGCTCGGAGTGGCCCTCAGCCAAAAAGGCTTGCGCGAGCCGGCCGAGACGGCGTTCCGCAAAGCCCTGCAGATTCAGCCAGACTATCCCGACGCCCATTACAATCTCGCGGTTGAATACATCCTGCAGCAGCCGCCCTCCCATAAGCTTGCCCAGTGGCACTATCAGAAGGCCACCAGCAATGGTCATCCTCAAAACGCGGAACTTGAGAAGCGACTGGACGCCGCATTCAAAGCGGCGGCGTCGGCCAAATGAAACAGGCTTTTTTCGAGATCACCCTCCGGACTCAAGGCCGGGGGTTCACCGAGATCACCCCGCAGGTCCAGGGTCACCTGGACGACTGCAGCCTCACTACCGGGCTGGCGACCTTGTTTATTCAGCACACCTCGGCCTCTCTCCTTATCCAAGAGAATGCCGATCCTGATGTGCGCGGGGACCTGGAACGGTTTTTTGAACGGCTGGTTCCGGACGGGGATCCGCTTTTCGTTCATACCGCAGAAGGCGATGACGACATGGCAGCCCATCTTCGGACGGCCTTAACTACTGTTCAGCTCTCCATCCCGATTCGATCGGGAAGGATGTGTCTTGGCACCTGGCAGGGGATTTATGTGTGGGAGCACCGGACCGCTCCGCACTCCCGCCGAGTGGCCATCCATTTCCTGGGAGAGTAGGCTGGTGCCATCGCCCCAGCATATCGTTTTGTCTCAACTCATCTAAGCAACTGAATGCCTGACTGGATTGCTGTTATCATTCTGGGGATCATCGAGGGTTTGACCGAGTTCCTTCCGGTCTCCTCGACCGGCCACCTGCTGATCGCGGAACGTTGGATCCATGCCGGGGTCACCAAAACCGAGCTGTTCAAAGTGGTGATCCAATGCGGCGCGGTGATGGCGGTGCTGGTCGTCTTTTCCAAGCGAGCGCGGGAGCTGCTGCTCTCCAGCCGGGAGCCGGCCACGCGGTTGTACCTGCTGAAGCTGGGTTGGGCTTTCGGGATCACCGCCGCTGGAGGCTTCATTCTCAAGAAAGTTCTTCACTGGAAGCTGCCGGAGACAGTTTTTCCGGTGGCGATGGCTACGTTGATTGGTGGGATCGTGATTCTGGTGATCGAGCGTTGGTTGCGTGGGCGTCCCACTGTCGCCGAGGTAAGTTGGGCGGCGGCCACGGCTGTCGGTTGTGCTCAGTTGCTGGCGGCGACTTGTCCGGGAACTTCGCGCTCCGGAGCTTGCATCCTGTTCGCCTTGGCGCTGGGCATCAGTCGTCCGGCCGCTACCGAGTTCTCCTTTCTGGTCGGGATTCCCACCATGTTCGCCGCCAGCGGACTTGAGGTCCTGAGTGAGCTCAAGAGCGGCAGCTCCTTGACGAGCTCGGACTGGTGGCTCGTGGGACTTGGGACTTTGATCTCAGCCATTTCCGCCTTCCTGGTTGTGCGCTGGCTGTTGCGCTTCGTGCAGTCACACACGTTCGTTGGATTCGGATGGTATCGGATCATCCTCGGCACCATCCTTATCGTGTGGCTGGGGCGTTCCGCCTGAGTGGTTTCAGGGATCTCGCCTGGTAGGCGCTGTATAGCGGGCCTTTACCCAAACGGTCTGCTTGGGATTGGTAGAGCGTGCGTTCCGCACTTTGAGAGTGAGATAGCCTGCTTGCGAGGGGCTGACCTCCACTCGAACAACTCCCTGACCTGTGGATTGCCCCACCACCGAGTTCGCGTTCTCAACCTGGAGGGTAATGGGTGTGTTGGTGCGGCTGGGGTGCAACTCGACGAGGGTTTTCCGATTCGGCGCGGCATAGAGGCGCCCGACTGTCCGCCACTCAACCGATCGTGAAGGGAGAGCGCCACCTTGCCCTAACGACTGGGGATGCGAATCCCCCAGGTCATCCGCCATCTCCCATTCCTGCAGGGTGCTGATCTCTGCTTGGGGCGGAATTGGGCTGATACCGGCGGGGCCCCAGACGGCATAGCCCCGTCGTCGGTTAGACCCATCGCATGGAGGCACATGGATGGTGACCTGTCCTGTCCCTCCCACGACCAGATCCTCGGTGTTCGCCCCGGAATAGTCGTGGAGACGGGTGCCGGGAGCGAACGAGGTGGGGATCGTTGCCTCTTGCCAAGCTGTCCAATGGTCGTTCACGCCGATGAT
It encodes:
- a CDS encoding tetratricopeptide repeat protein, with product MHGRSIIAIGISLLLSVTLWAAVTADEEYVRIYRLVVEADGLREGGQIDPALKLYLSSKQALEQLQLKFPGWNERLLIYRLSYITGQIKSLSAAPAPAPLRPSATAPAAPAAPPSSAPEANAPPALDPQFIRLREENQALRATAARLEAKLKEALSVQPNTTDPKELAKAQDQLRELLVENQALKNTLQEEQKKIRSILVTNTVVQLVTNQTTVTNLAYVTNRVVVEPTDVVEMRKNLTDQLGAVSALKTENEVLKKELQVAKSTPPPPAPVNPNPELERQLQEALASLKSMQEANQELNRKQKTAEQLLAETKNSQASQEEKLKRFNELEQQLADSRTESQKLAAQKDALEKRLSTSITDRPGDAESTRRLVKLERDLLESQSEVRLLARQKGDLEQRLATAKTAASGAPGAATPLQLTPGAGGEAASVEVHRQLKQAAWEVLNLQAQNQELLRKQTALEQQLSRAGGTRAGFDAVDEDRLRRLEKMNQELSETKKVSMRLERENQEMARQLAESKQAQAQPSGGRSAREDALRQQVQEAQAKLRQAEEASRELARKSDQLEKQLAMAKTSVAPAAATPTAPPAATPAPVRTDRVERELAEAREQARKLEQENRNLEKKLALAEQVPPTSRRSSASKNANASRSLERELALLKSRLDVLESKAVPYTEQELALFGRLEANIASPSDLASNRAASPASGAASGSGSVPTGLMNEARADYEAGRYAQAEQKFQRLAQQDQGNVSVLTHLAAAQFALQRLDLAEKTIQQALAVGAEDPAALYILGLIRLRQDKTDEALDALSRSANANPQNAMTQNSLGVALSQKGLREPAETAFRKALQIQPDYPDAHYNLAVEYILQQPPSHKLAQWHYQKATSNGHPQNAELEKRLDAAFKAAASAK
- a CDS encoding undecaprenyl-diphosphate phosphatase, producing the protein MPDWIAVIILGIIEGLTEFLPVSSTGHLLIAERWIHAGVTKTELFKVVIQCGAVMAVLVVFSKRARELLLSSREPATRLYLLKLGWAFGITAAGGFILKKVLHWKLPETVFPVAMATLIGGIVILVIERWLRGRPTVAEVSWAAATAVGCAQLLAATCPGTSRSGACILFALALGISRPAATEFSFLVGIPTMFAASGLEVLSELKSGSSLTSSDWWLVGLGTLISAISAFLVVRWLLRFVQSHTFVGFGWYRIILGTILIVWLGRSA
- a CDS encoding YjbQ family protein, coding for MKQAFFEITLRTQGRGFTEITPQVQGHLDDCSLTTGLATLFIQHTSASLLIQENADPDVRGDLERFFERLVPDGDPLFVHTAEGDDDMAAHLRTALTTVQLSIPIRSGRMCLGTWQGIYVWEHRTAPHSRRVAIHFLGE